The genomic DNA TCCATCAACGCGGGTGCCACAACCAGAGCGCCGATAGTGGCGCCCACCGGCCCGGTGCCCAGGGGCTCCAGCAGCCCGGCCCAGTCCCGCCGCAGGTACTTGTAGCCGAATCCCACGACCAGGGCCCCGGGGATCCCTCCCGGGAACGCCAGCAGCGTCCCCACGCCGAAGAGGTTCCGCAGGATCGCCGCCACCGTCGCCGCCAGCGCGGCATACCAGGGACCCAGCAGGACGCCGGCGAGGACGTTGGTCATGTGCTGCCAGGGCAGCAACTTTGCGCCGGCTACCGGAATCGCGCCGGGGACGAATGAGAGGACCACCGGGAGCGCCGCGAAGAACGCCCCCAGCACCAGCTTGCGCGTCTGCATCCCGTCACCTCCCCCGCCCGGAGAAGCGCAAACGCCGGCCCGATACAGGCCGGCGATGCTCC from Armatimonadota bacterium includes the following:
- the thiW gene encoding energy coupling factor transporter S component ThiW, which codes for MQTRKLVLGAFFAALPVVLSFVPGAIPVAGAKLLPWQHMTNVLAGVLLGPWYAALAATVAAILRNLFGVGTLLAFPGGIPGALVVGFGYKYLRRDWAGLLEPLGTGPVGATIGALVVAPALMDRAIPLLTLQYLFLASSIPGALVGFLLLKVLQRLHVPLVVQPGAR